The following DNA comes from Caulobacter mirabilis.
CCTGCTGAGCCAAATGACCATTCGCCGTATCCTCACCGTCGACAACGCCGCCGACCTGGCGGTTCTCAAGCGCGTCTCCGATCCCGTCGAAGGCGGCGTGACCGATGACCTGCGCGCGCTGATGGACGACATGCTGGAGACGATGTACGCCGCGCCCGGCATCGGCCTGGCCGCCGTCCAGGTCGGCGAGACCAAGCGCATCATCGTCATGGACCTGGGCGATCGCGACCCGAACGCGGCTGAACCTGTCCCAGGCGCCGAGGAGCCGAAGCATCCGCGCTACTTCGTGAACCCGGAGATCGTCTGGCGTTCCGAGGAGCTGTTCTCCTATGAGGAGGGCTGCCTGTCGGTGCCGGAGATCTACGACGCCGTCGAGCGTCCGGCCCGGGTGAAGGTGCGCTATCTGAGCTACCAGGGCGAACAGGTCGAGGAAGACGCCGTCGGCCTCTACGCCGTCTGCATCCAGCACGAGATGGACCATCTCGAAGGGGTCCTGTTCATCGACCACCTGTCGCGCCTCAAGCGCGAGCGGGCCATCACCAAGGTCAAGAAGGCCGCCCGCGCGGCCTGATCACCCTTGATCCAGATATGAGAACGGCGCCGGAGACCCCTCCGGCGCCGTTCCGCTTTGTGGAGCCTGGAAAGGCTACTTCTTCTCGGCTTCGCCGCCGCGGCTGGTGTCGCCGACGGCGGCCTTGGCTTCCTCGGCTTCCTTCTTGGCGTCGGCAGCCATCTCTTCCGCGCTCTTCTTGACGTCCTGCGCCGCGTCCTTGACCGCGCCGGCGGCTTCCTCGCCCGCGGCGCCGATCGCCGCGCCGGCTTCCTTGACGTCCTTGTTGTTGGCGATGTCCTGGGCCGCTTCCTTGACCTCGGAGCCGGCGGCCTGCGCGCCTTCCTTGACCTCGGTGCGATCCTGCTGGTTGCAGGCCGCGAGCGACAGGCCGGCGACGGCCGCGAAGGCGACGAGCGTGAGTTTCTTCATGGGATGGACCCCCTTCCGTTGTTTCCGACCGATCAACGATCTGTGAGCGAGCGGGTTCCCGCCCTCGCTCCAGCCCTGTAAAGCCCCGTCATGCGCCTCGCCTTCATGGGAACCCCCGACTTCGCCGTCCGCAGCCTCGCCGCCCTGGTCGAGGCCGGGCACGAGATCGCCTGCGTCTATTCCCAACCGCCCGCTCCGCGCGGTCGCGGCCAGACTCTGCAGCCGTCGCCGGTCCACGCCTTCGCCGAACGCCACGGCCTGCCTGTCCGCACGCCGGTCTCGATGAAGGCTCCGGAGGAGATCGCCGTCTTCCAGGCGCTGAACCTGGACGCCGCCGTGGTCGTCGCCTTCGGCCAGATTCTGCTTCGCGACGTGCTGGAAGCGCCCCGGCTGGGCTGCTTCAACGTGCACGCCTCCCTGCTGCCGCGCTGGCGAGGGGCGGCGCCGATCCAGCGCGCCCTGATGGCCGGCGACCCCGTCACCGGCGTCCAGGTCATGCGCATGAGCGAGGGCCTCGACGAAGGCGACGTCATCGCCACCGAGACCGTCCGCATCGGCCCGCTGGACACCGCCGGAACCCTGACCGAGCGGCTGGCAGAGGCCGGCGCCCGGCTGCTGCCCCCGACCCTGGCCGCGATCGAGGCCGGAACGGCCATCGAAACGCCCCAGTCCGCCGAGGGCGCGACCTACGCCCGCAAGATCAAGAGCGCCGAGGCCCGCATCGACTGGTCGCGCCCCGCCGCCGAGCTCGACCTGCATATCCGCGGCCTGTCGCCCTTCCCCGGCGCCTGGTTCGAGGCGTCGTCCGAGAAGGGACCGGTCCGGGTCAAGGCTCTGCTGTCCCGCGTGGAGGAGGCCTCCGGCGCACCGGGGACGGTGCTGGACGACGACCTGCTGATCGCCTGCGGCGACGGCGCGGTCCGCCTGCTCCGCGCCCAGCGAGAAGGCAAGAGCGCCCAGGACGCCGCCGACTTCACGCGCGGCTTTCCGCTGGCCGCCGGGACGGTGCTGGCCTGATGCCCCGC
Coding sequences within:
- a CDS encoding cell surface protein: MKKLTLVAFAAVAGLSLAACNQQDRTEVKEGAQAAGSEVKEAAQDIANNKDVKEAGAAIGAAGEEAAGAVKDAAQDVKKSAEEMAADAKKEAEEAKAAVGDTSRGGEAEKK
- the def gene encoding peptide deformylase, yielding MTIRRILTVDNAADLAVLKRVSDPVEGGVTDDLRALMDDMLETMYAAPGIGLAAVQVGETKRIIVMDLGDRDPNAAEPVPGAEEPKHPRYFVNPEIVWRSEELFSYEEGCLSVPEIYDAVERPARVKVRYLSYQGEQVEEDAVGLYAVCIQHEMDHLEGVLFIDHLSRLKRERAITKVKKAARAA
- the fmt gene encoding methionyl-tRNA formyltransferase: MRLAFMGTPDFAVRSLAALVEAGHEIACVYSQPPAPRGRGQTLQPSPVHAFAERHGLPVRTPVSMKAPEEIAVFQALNLDAAVVVAFGQILLRDVLEAPRLGCFNVHASLLPRWRGAAPIQRALMAGDPVTGVQVMRMSEGLDEGDVIATETVRIGPLDTAGTLTERLAEAGARLLPPTLAAIEAGTAIETPQSAEGATYARKIKSAEARIDWSRPAAELDLHIRGLSPFPGAWFEASSEKGPVRVKALLSRVEEASGAPGTVLDDDLLIACGDGAVRLLRAQREGKSAQDAADFTRGFPLAAGTVLA